In Candidatus Binataceae bacterium, one genomic interval encodes:
- a CDS encoding ParB/RepB/Spo0J family partition protein, with the protein MIRRGLGRGLDALIESTEAPPAGDLSQARAGLESGGGALSVELDRIVPSVLQPRRHFDSERLQELAQAIRSQGIIEPLVVRPLPAADGAASASADSTARYELIAGERRWRAARIAGLAAVPIVVRELDDHAALEMSLVENLMREDLNPIDEARGFARLVQGFAMSHDRIAERIGKSRPYVSNAIRLLELPPAVLEMLERGELSAGQARPLLALASAEARTAAARRIVEGRISARGAEELAGVARRAHGGAKGGGGAAALDPNLAALAEGIQRGLKRKVRIVRARGRKPGRIEIEFYGTDDLNALAAMLGAAARPHQSLS; encoded by the coding sequence ATGATACGCAGGGGATTGGGACGCGGCCTCGACGCGCTTATCGAGAGCACCGAGGCGCCGCCCGCGGGCGATCTGTCGCAGGCGCGCGCGGGCCTGGAGAGCGGCGGCGGCGCCCTGAGCGTTGAGCTCGACCGGATCGTGCCGAGCGTATTGCAGCCGCGCCGCCACTTCGATTCCGAGCGGCTCCAGGAGCTGGCGCAGGCGATTCGGAGCCAGGGCATTATCGAGCCGCTGGTGGTCCGGCCGTTGCCCGCGGCCGACGGCGCCGCTTCCGCCTCGGCCGACTCCACCGCGCGCTACGAACTCATCGCCGGCGAGCGGCGATGGCGCGCGGCGCGGATCGCGGGCCTCGCCGCCGTGCCGATAGTCGTGCGCGAGCTCGACGACCATGCGGCGCTCGAGATGTCGCTGGTCGAAAACCTGATGCGCGAAGATCTGAACCCGATCGACGAGGCGCGCGGGTTCGCGCGTCTGGTCCAGGGCTTCGCGATGAGCCACGACCGGATCGCCGAGCGTATCGGCAAGAGCCGCCCCTACGTCAGCAATGCGATCCGGTTGCTGGAACTGCCGCCCGCGGTGCTCGAGATGCTCGAGCGCGGCGAGCTCAGCGCGGGCCAGGCGCGTCCGCTGCTCGCGCTCGCCTCGGCCGAGGCGCGGACGGCTGCGGCGCGGCGGATCGTCGAGGGGCGGATCTCGGCGCGCGGCGCGGAAGAGCTCGCCGGGGTTGCACGGCGCGCGCACGGCGGCGCAAAAGGCGGCGGCGGCGCCGCCGCGCTCGATCCCAATCTGGCGGCGCTCGCCGAAGGAATCCAGCGCGGGCTCAAGCGCAAGGTCCGGATCGTGCGCGCGCGGGGACGCAAGCCCGGCCGCATCGAGATCGAATTTTACGGCACCGACGACCTGAACGCCCTGGCGGCGATGCTCGGCGCCGCCGCCCGCCCGCATCAGTCGCTATCCTGA
- a CDS encoding ParA family protein has translation MGRIVAIANQKGGVGKTTTAVNLAVALAQSGQRVLLIDLDPQGNATSGLTPEATKSGTIYDSLVSRRPLGEVIRESRPSLDLAPSSTDLVGAEIELATMEGRERRLKAELSSQSDKYNFVLIDTPPSLGILTLNALVAADSVLVPMQCEYYALEGLSSLLATIRRVNAALNPQLELMGVVLTMFDPRNRLSHEISLEVNKHFPERVFQTVVPRNVRISESPSHGLAVIEHDPKSVGAEAYRLLAIELLERVGSPGKNAPPATQTSGGDAPEEAAQGGTPRRTLWNLRSIFARSAERERRNG, from the coding sequence GTGGGGCGTATCGTAGCGATCGCCAATCAGAAGGGTGGTGTCGGCAAGACGACCACCGCCGTTAATCTCGCGGTCGCGTTGGCGCAGTCGGGTCAGCGCGTTCTCCTGATAGACCTCGACCCGCAAGGCAACGCGACCTCAGGCCTCACGCCCGAGGCAACCAAGTCCGGCACAATCTACGATTCCCTGGTAAGCCGCAGGCCGCTCGGCGAGGTGATTCGCGAATCGCGCCCGTCGCTCGATCTCGCGCCCTCGAGCACGGATCTCGTTGGAGCCGAGATCGAGCTCGCGACGATGGAAGGGCGAGAGCGTCGATTAAAGGCCGAGCTATCGAGTCAATCGGATAAATATAACTTTGTTCTAATTGATACGCCGCCGTCGCTCGGCATCCTCACGCTCAATGCCCTGGTCGCCGCGGATTCCGTGCTGGTTCCGATGCAGTGCGAGTACTACGCCCTTGAGGGTCTGAGCTCGCTCCTTGCGACGATTCGCCGCGTCAACGCTGCGCTCAATCCGCAACTCGAGCTTATGGGCGTCGTGCTCACGATGTTCGATCCACGAAATCGGCTGAGCCACGAGATCTCGCTCGAGGTCAACAAGCATTTTCCCGAGCGCGTCTTCCAGACCGTGGTCCCCCGCAACGTGCGCATTTCCGAGAGCCCCAGCCACGGCCTGGCGGTCATCGAGCACGATCCGAAATCGGTCGGCGCCGAAGCGTATCGGCTGCTCGCGATCGAACTGCTCGAGCGGGTCGGTTCGCCCGGGAAAAACGCGCCCCCCGCCACGCAAACATCGGGCGGCGACGCGCCGGAGGAAGCCGCGCAGGGGGGAACGCCGCGGCGTACGCTATGGAACCTGCGGAGCATCTTCGCGCGCTCGGCAGAACGGGAGAGGAGGAACGGATGA
- a CDS encoding RsmG family class I SAM-dependent methyltransferase — protein MKQPRPDERSNAPSVSRETTPEKIAGKTRELVSRWLHETTLRPRAGFLDRIQAMAAALALWGAHTNLTAAASDPAEIAFHIVDSLAPIAFAAGAGGESLDSALGADGNVLDLGSGGGFPGLVLAAAFEARFRLTEARRKRASYLQVAAQEMELSNVIVERRRASPRTIAGGFDLVTARAFGASAELFEIAAAALAPGGLLLLYASADQVGDSPTAANRFFDERITWTYLLPHGERIAKRSAVLRRRKADP, from the coding sequence AATGCGCCGTCCGTTTCACGTGAAACGACGCCGGAGAAGATAGCCGGCAAGACCCGCGAGCTGGTGTCGCGATGGCTCCACGAAACGACGCTGCGTCCGCGCGCCGGCTTCCTCGATCGGATCCAGGCGATGGCCGCGGCCTTGGCGCTCTGGGGTGCTCATACCAATCTTACCGCCGCCGCTTCGGATCCGGCCGAGATCGCTTTCCATATAGTTGACAGCCTCGCGCCGATCGCGTTTGCCGCGGGCGCCGGCGGTGAATCGCTCGATTCCGCGCTCGGGGCCGATGGAAACGTCCTCGACCTCGGCTCGGGCGGAGGCTTCCCCGGCCTCGTGCTGGCGGCGGCGTTCGAGGCGCGATTCAGGCTGACCGAGGCTCGTCGCAAGCGCGCAAGCTACCTCCAGGTAGCCGCTCAGGAGATGGAGCTCTCGAACGTCATCGTCGAGCGGCGCCGCGCGAGTCCTCGGACTATTGCAGGCGGTTTCGACCTGGTTACGGCGCGCGCCTTCGGCGCTTCCGCCGAGCTCTTTGAAATTGCTGCCGCCGCGCTCGCTCCGGGCGGCCTCCTTCTCCTGTATGCAAGCGCCGACCAGGTAGGCGATTCTCCCACCGCCGCGAATCGGTTCTTCGACGAGCGCATCACGTGGACGTATCTGCTGCCGCATGGCGAGCGAATCGCGAAGCGCAGCGCCGTGCTCCGCCGCCGCAAAGCCGATCCCTGA
- a CDS encoding TetR/AcrR family transcriptional regulator, giving the protein MRRPARPAAGSKAARERHPPPPGDARKIGRPSKKHRAPYDIETVTNAAVRVFNRRGYEAASMEDVARETGITKSSLYYHVSGKEELLARALERGFKWLLGVLDEPGAKSGTPLERLRHIVYRSVIITLEFVQEVELLQRVKGNTPTERDAMARRRRFDREVATLVREAAAARQIRADADAALLTRLIFGMGNSITQWYRREGRLGPEQIAQAMTRLVFEGIVAGPRREAQG; this is encoded by the coding sequence ATGAGAAGACCGGCGCGCCCGGCTGCGGGTTCCAAGGCGGCCCGCGAGCGTCATCCGCCGCCGCCCGGCGACGCGCGGAAAATCGGCCGCCCGTCGAAGAAGCATCGCGCCCCCTACGATATCGAAACCGTCACCAACGCCGCGGTGCGGGTTTTCAACCGCCGCGGCTACGAAGCGGCCTCGATGGAGGACGTCGCGCGCGAAACCGGGATTACCAAATCGAGCCTTTACTATCACGTCTCGGGCAAGGAGGAACTGCTCGCCCGCGCGCTGGAGCGCGGATTCAAATGGCTGCTCGGCGTGCTCGATGAACCGGGGGCGAAGAGCGGGACGCCGCTTGAGCGCCTGCGGCATATCGTTTACCGCAGCGTCATAATCACGCTCGAGTTCGTGCAGGAAGTCGAACTGCTCCAGCGCGTCAAGGGCAATACGCCGACCGAACGCGATGCGATGGCGCGGCGGCGGCGCTTCGATCGCGAGGTCGCGACCCTGGTCAGAGAGGCCGCCGCCGCGCGGCAGATTCGCGCCGACGCCGACGCCGCGCTGCTCACCCGGCTTATCTTCGGGATGGGCAATTCGATCACGCAGTGGTATCGGCGCGAGGGCCGGCTGGGGCCCGAGCAGATCGCGCAAGCGATGACGCGGCTGGTTTTCGAAGGGATCGTCGCGGGCCCGCGGCGCGAGGCGCAGGGGTAG